A single genomic interval of Melanotaenia boesemani isolate fMelBoe1 chromosome 4, fMelBoe1.pri, whole genome shotgun sequence harbors:
- the polq gene encoding DNA polymerase theta isoform X5 yields MTSGPLKKKTYMGQHQIKKKMSNDEPPDGDGLLQNTWNRSNKTVKSQNVSRNSQMPTDGGPHKACSSKEKDCKRPGWSAECRDLAQKLLFSEDSGEMDHLQMDKENSHSKPSTCVNLLSYQETENSQKAVSSSKQTLGRKDSSPRNDKHGSNKNTDPLLDVSRDYILFSPTRLAAAMKKAKLQQILQNQSTSVLTVPSGLELSTVSDTLPHPVMALCAPVDKAEKLFLSNWGLPKPVLERYQKHGVTQMFEWQAQCLTVGQVLQGGNLVYSAPTSAGKTLVSELLMLKRVLETRRKALFILPFVSVAKEKMHYLQSIFEEAGVRVEGYMGSTSAAGGFTKLDVAVCTIEKANSLINRLIEENSMSLLGVVVVDELHMVGDSGRGYLLELLLTKILYIAQKQNTTGSLSERIQIIGMSATLPNLSLLAGWLDAELYQSDYRPVPLQEHLKVGCNIYDKSLSVVQQFTPALHIKGDDDHIVSLCYETVREGHSVLLFCPSKNWCEKLADTVAREFYKLRHTDRQSEAGPQPACLDQEGLEDVIAQLRQTPAGLDPILQRTVPWGVAFHHAGLTFDERDVLEGAFRQGLVRVLAATSTLSSGVNLPARRVIIRTPTFNGRLLDPLTYKQMAGRAGRKGVDTTGESVLVCKQSERQRGISLLQGALQPISSCLVRREGEGVTTSMLRAILEIIVGGVASTPQDVRLYASCSLLAASMKCDSKKEADEETNRGAIEACVEWLMENEFISIQKDGSGDLTDERYCPTQLGSATLSSSLSPPEALGIFADLQRAMKGFVLENDLHLLYLITPLYAEWTTIDWYQFFCLWEQLPSSMKRVAELVGVQEGFLARSVSGKLVAKTEKQSRQMAIHKRFFTTLVLQDLVNEVPLGTVASKFNCNRGQLQSLQQSASTYAGMVMVFCKRLGWHNMELLLSQYQTRLSFGVQRELVDLVRVSLLNATRARALYAQGLCTIAELARATVADVEKALRNAIPFKSSKRAVDESEMEAAERRRLRCVWVSGGRALTEEEAAVEIVSEARLLLQEDLAQLGVRWDPAALPPESPSVSISDNHCNKDSDTSSTSDFSPHEMPTDSTKRHEKSGVTTNHREAGEKDVKSKKRMVEGRDGQKGGARNVDIIEPTVSEVSIERTKERINKSVQSRRENSGYQENKELRQKEETEEGEPSKRSVLIRQENHQLNHPAVETSLTQELAEIISSPLPQLVPQPRPSPPPASPPRFRAPRSRLEQQQTMSTSTVKGECLTSLTISPLQPGRIKHSRALSKVLQSIQTDKSLQEQSAETLNSKPTVFSSVQNSAPIGQMHTAAPHPGPVQENTCVVPAPSRADMFDSPPSVPPVSIHVLSPEAKRRRIDAREVEKFSSPELYVGDKTDEETEGQANMGEESFGDSFELDTQTERMIVQQKYRCTDQSDGCTDQLVEMQEVRDEERVETAAEQEGIPDERRNDFEGSGIASPRFNISVTDSQMELILNASHQMSPGPVGSDSVDKGKDEDDYELPDANQAAPESPNRSSSFLFDSMYDSPLLAAPNMHQLPDQSDEDESVSQKVRAESPLPSTQHRRRSELLANQEAEEQEAVQWGESFFNLSEWGDSLLVGEHFLERQSLLRHTERTEREEEMQQLNKDHNLCEELLLDSQSGPCPKLLNTTTRNEYDKEKADSNQVHTKQVKPFINEQVDPGENHGRVYEDSEIAKQIKKKTNKETEGEEEIEILVSDIAVFKNPHIQNAPESALHCSPGLQEIFDRWPSMSDQPGPSSYETQAASTRTADCPVLPQPVIQLGRKRRKSQECDASKNDSQMGQISNQDSKNLTERPGSAGDLIPPTQENPPVTPRVKLTTSSVQSPVAIQPLKQSTPSNPFQEKWTTTECPTSHTGHHDHLPAAVSASDSKKEETRLTKMELKSAPQSSSKTKPSQNLVFPAACSSPPSLQPRPPSDTESLGALESFTLQLSQDASLCSSNSGAFSIIDVASDKCLFDTFIKEWKTQKRFSLALACKRTEHRQQPEEEIGWKHKRAAHQKSNMADGFPVRDDEGLVLIGLSVCWGARDAYYISLQQEQSKGLSASLAPPPLDEDLSVSERLEQVRVCLSGQSAGNEVHVVVAYDIIRMYKTLVRSCNISLERNCEDPKQVTDVCCRLHVGCWTLAVRRGLSPTW; encoded by the exons ATGACCTCGGGtcctctgaaaaagaaaacttacatGGGACAGcatcagataaaaaagaaaatgag CAATGATGAACCcccagatggagatggactgTTGCAAAATACCTGGAATCGGTCAAATAAAACTGTCAAATCCCAGAACGTTAGCAGAAATAGCCAAATG CCCACAGACGGGGGACCCCACAAGGCCTGTAGTTCAAAGGAGAAGGATTGTAAGAGACCAGGATGGAGTGCAGAATGCAGAGACCTTGCTCAGAAACTTCTCTTCAGTGAAGACTCTGGGGAAATGGATCATCTTCAGATGGATAAAGAAAACAGCCATTCAAAACCTTCCACTTGTGTCAACCTTCTGTCTTatcaagaaacagaaaacagtcaGAAAGCTGTCAGCTCAAGCAA ACAGACACTCGGAAGAAAGGACTCTTCTCCTAGAAATGACAAACATGGGTCAAATAAGAATACTGACCCACTTCTGGATGTTTCCAGAGACTATATCTTGTTCAGTCCCACCCGTCTTGCAGCAGCTATGAAAAAGGCCAAACTCCAGCAAATATTACAGAATCAATCCACCTCTGTGCTCACTGTCCCTAGTGGACTGGAGCTCAGCACTGTCAGTGACACCCTACCACACCCAG TCATGGCCTTATGTGCTCCTGTGGATAAAGCTGAAAAGCTCTTTTTATCCAACTGGGGTTTACCAAAGCCTGTTCTGGAGCGCTATCAGAAACATGGAGTGACTCAAATGTTTGAGTGGCAGGCTCAGTGCCTCACTGTTGGACAGGTGCTGCAGGGAGGTAACCTGGTGTACTCGG CACCTACTAGTGCCGGCAAAACCCTAGTGTCAGAGCTGCTGATGCTGAAGCGTGTTCTGGAGACCAGGAGAAAAGCTCTCTTCATTTTGCCCTTTGTTTCTGTGGCCAAAGAGAAGATGCACTACCTCCAG AGCATATTTGAAGAGGCAGGAGTTCGAGTGGAGGGGTACATGGGCAGCACGTCGGCTGCTGGAGGATTCACAAAGCTGGATGTGGCTGTTTGCACCATAGAAAAAGCCAATTCTCTCATTAATAGACTCATTGAAGAAAATAGCATGAGTCTCCTAG GTGTGGTGGTAGTAGATGAGTTGCATATGGTTGGAGATTCTGGGAGGGGATACCTGCTGGAATTGCTGCTAACCAAAATCCTCTATATCgcacagaaacaaaacaccACAGG GTCTCTTTCTGAGCGTATACAGATAATTGGTATGAGTGCCACTTTGCCAAACCTCTCACTCCTGGCTGGCTGGTTGGATGCAGAGCTTTACCAGTCAGATTACAGACCTGTACCTTTGCAGGAGCATCTTAAAGTGGGCTGTAACATCTATGACAAGAGCCTCTCTGTGGTCCAGCAGTTTACCCCTGCTCTCCATATCAAG GGTGATGATGaccacattgtgagcttgtgtTATGAGACAGTCAGAGAGGGCCACTCTGTGCTGCTGTTCTGCCCTTCCAAGAACTGGTGTGAGAAACTGGCAGATACAGTCGCTAGAGAGTTTTATAAACTCAGACATACTG ATCGTCAGAGTGAGGCTGGGCCTCAGCCGGCGTGTCTGGATCAGGAGGGACTAGAGGATGTAATAGCCCAGTTAAGACAAACTCCAGCCGGTTTAGATCCCATTCTGCAGCGCACTGTGCCATGGGGGGTGGCATTCCACCATGCTG GTTTGACTTTTGATGAGCGTGACGTGTTGGAGGGAGCTTTTCGTCAGGGCTTGGTAAGAGTCCTGGCTGCTACCTCTACTCTCTCTTCAGGGGTTAATCTTCCAGCTCGCAGAGTCATCATTCGAACCCCAACTTTCAATGGACGCCTGCTGGACCCGCTCACATACAAACAAATGGCTGGACGAGCAGGAAGAAAAGGAGTGGACACTACAG GAGAAAGTGTGCTGGTATGTAAGCAATCAGAGCGCCAAAGAGGTATTAGTCTCCTTCAGGGGGCTCTTCAGCCCATCAGCAGCTGCCTGGTGAGAAGGGAAGGCGAAGGTGTCACCACTAGCATGCTCCGAGCCATCCTGGAG ATAATTGTTGGAGGTGTGGCCAGCACTCCACAGGATGTACGGCTGTATGCTTCCTGTTCACTTCTAGCCGCCAGCATGAAATGCGACAGCAAGAAAGAAGCTGATGAAGAGACAAACAGAGGAGCTATTGAGGCCTGTGTTGAATGGCTGATGGAGAATGAATTCATTAGTATTCAGAAGGACGGATCAGGTGATTTGACAG ATGAGCGGTACTGTCCAACCCAACTCGGCTCTGCCACCctttcttcctccctctctcctccagAGGCTCTAGGAATATTTGCAGATCTCCAGCGGGCCATGAAAGGATTTGTACTAGAAAATGATTTGCACCTTCTTTATCTG ATCACCCCGTTATATGCAGAATGGACTACCATAGACTGGTATCAGTTCTTCTGTTTGTGGGAGCAGCTGCCTTCATCGATGAAGAGGGTGGCAGAGCTGGTTGGTGTCCAGGAAGGCTTTCTCGCACGATCTGTCAGTGGCAAACTTGTTGCCAAGACAGAGAAGCAGAGTAGACAGATGGCCATTCATAAACG gttttttacCACTCTTGTTCTCCAGGATCTGGTGAATGAGGTACCTCTGGGAACTGTTGCATCTAAATTCAACTGCAATCGCGGACAGCTACAGTCCCTCCAGCAGTCTGCTTCCACATATGCAG GTATGGTAATGGTATTCTGCAAGCGTCTAGGCTGGCACAACATGGAGCTGCTCTTGTCTCAGTACCAGACCAGGCTGAGCTTTGGAGTCCAGAGGGAACTTGTTGACCTGGTCAGAGTTTCCCTTCTGAACGCAACACGAGCCAGAGCGCTCTACGCCCAAGGTCTCTGCACCATTGCTGAACTAGCCAGAGCTACTGTAGCTGATGTAGAGAAAGCTCTGCGGAATGCAATCCCATTTAAGAG CTCTAAGCGTGCTGTTGATGAAAGTGAGATGGAGGCAGCGGAAAGACGACGACTTCGCTGCGTGTGGGTCAGCGGTGGACGGGCTctgacagaagaagaagcagctgtTGAGATTGTGTCTGAGGCAAGGCTCCTTCTTCAAGAAGACCTGGCTCAGTTAGGAGTTCGATGGGATCCAGCAGCACTTCCACCAGAGTCTCCTTCTGTCTCCATCTCTGACAATCATTGCAATAAGGACTCAGACACTTCATCTACTTCTGATTTCAGCCCACATGAAATGCCAACAGACAGCACTAAACGTCATGAAAAGAGTGGAGTCACAACAAACCATAGAGAGGCGGGTGAGAAAGATGTTAAAAGCAAGAAGAGGATGGTTGAAGGACGTGATGGGCAAAAAGGAGGAGCCAGAAATGTTGACATTATTGAACCAACAGTCAGTGAGGTGTCCATAGAAAGAAccaaagaaagaataaataaatcggTGCAAAGCAGGAGAGAAAATTCAGGATACCAAGAGAACAAAGAGTTACGACAAAaagaagagacagaagaaggAGAGCCAAGTAAAAGAAGTGTTTTAATTAGACAAGAGAATCATCAGTTAAATCACCCTGCTGTTGAAACGAGCCTAACACAGGAGTTGGCTGAGATTATATCCAGCCCCCTCCCTCAGTTGGTGCCACAACCTCGACCCTCACCTCCTCCAGCGTCACCCCCACGCTTTAGAGCCCCGAGGTCCCGActagaacaacaacaaactatGTCCACAAGCACAGTAAAAGGAGAATGTCTCACAAGCCTCACTATATCACCTTTGCAGCCTGGTAGAATAAAGCACTCAAGAGCCCTAAGCAAAGTTCTCCAATCCATACAAACTGACAAAAGCCTGCAAGAACAGTCTGCTGAGACATTAAACTCAAAACCCACAGTGTTTTCATCTGTTCAAAATTCAGCACCAATAGGTCAGATGCATACTGCTGCTCCTCATCCTGGCCCTGTGCAAGAAAACACTTGTGTTGTTCCTGCACCTTCACGTGCAGATATGTTTGACTCTCCCCCCTCTGTCCCTCCTGTCTCTATTCACGTACTCTCTCCTGAGGCCAAGAGGAGGAGGATTGATGCCAGAGAGGTAGAGAAGTTTTCATCGCCTGAGCTGTATGTAGGTGATAAAACAGATGAAGAAACTGAAGGACAAGCTAACATGGGAGAAGAAAGCTTTGGTGACAGCTTTGAATTGGACACTCAGACTGAAAGAATGATTGTTCAGCAGAAGTACAGATGCACAGATCAGAGTGATGGATGTACAGATCAGTTGGTAGAAATGCAAGAAGTAAGAGACGAGGAAAGGGTAGAAACAGCTGCCGAGCAAGAGGGGATCCCAGATGAGAGAAGAAATGATTTTGAAGGCTCTGGCATTGCATCTCCAAGATTTAATATTTCTGTCACAGATAGCCAGATGGAGCTCATCCTTAATGCCAGCCACCAG ATGTCACCTGGTCCAGTTGGTAGTGACAGCGTGGACAAAggtaaagatgaagatgattatGAGCTTCCTGATGCTAATCAAGCAGCTCCAGAGAGTCCTAACAGAAGCAGCAGCTTCCTGTTTGACAGCATGTATGACAGCCCGCTGTTGGCAGCTCCAAATATGCACCAGCTGCCTGATCAATCAGATGAAGACGAATCTGTTAGCCAGAAAGTAAGAGCTGAGTCTCCTCTTCCATCAACCCAACACAGACGACGCAGTGAGCTTCTTGCCAACCAGGAAGCTGAAGAGCAAGAGGCAGTCCAGTGGGGCGAGTCCTTCTTTAACTTGTCAGAGTGGGGTGACTCACTGTTGGTAGGTGAACACTTTCTGGAGAGGCAGAGTTTGTTGAGACACACAGAGAGGACTGAAAGGGAGGAAGAGATGCAGCAGCTAAACAAAGACCATAATCTGTGTGAAGAACTGCTGCTAGATTCACAGTCTGGACCCTGTCCAAAACTACTTAATACCACTACAAGGAATGAGTATGATAAGGAGAAAGCTGATAGTAATCAAGTCCATACTAAACAAGTTAAACCATTTATTAATGAACAGGTTGATCCAGGTGAAAATCATGGAAGGGTTTATGAAGACAGTGAAATTGcaaagcagataaagaagaaaacaaataaagagaCAGAAGGGGAAGAAGAAATTGAGATTTTAGTTTCAGACattgcagtttttaaaaatccacatATCCAAAATGCTCCTGAAAGTGCTCTTCATTGCAGTCCAGGCTTACAAGAGATCTTTGACCGTTGGCCTAGTATGTCAGACCAACCAGGCCCCTCATCTTATGAAACACAAGCTGCTTCTACAAGGACAGCCGATTGTCCAGTGTTACCACAACCAGTGATACAactgggaagaaaaagaagaaagtcaCAAGAGTGTGATGCTTCAAAGAATGACTCTCAAATGGGACAAATCTCAAATCAAGACAGCAAGAATTTAACAGAGAGACCAGGCTCTGCTGGTGACCTCATTCCTCCAACTCAAGAAAACCCTCCTGTAACACCAAGAGTCAAACTGACCACCTCATCTGTCCAGTCACCTGTTGCCATTCAGCCACTTAAACAATCTACTCCCTCAAACCCTTTTCAAGAGAAATGGACGACCACAGAATGTCCCACATCGCACACAGGACACCATGATCATCtgccagcagctgtttctgcatCTGACAGTAAAAAGGAGGAAACTAGGTTAACGAAAATGGAACTGAAGTCTGCTCCACAGTCAAGTTCAAAAACCAAACCTAGCCAGAACCTCGTCTTTCCTGCAGCAtgttcttctcctccctccctgCAACCAAGGCCTCCCTCTGACACAGAGTCGCTGGGGGCGCTTGAAAGCTTTACTCTTCAGTTGTCCCAGGATGCATCACTCTGTTCCAGCAACTCCGGGGCATTCTCCATCATAGATGTAGCAAGTGATAAGTGCCTGTTTGACACGTTCATTAAAGAATGGAAAACACAGAAGAGGTTCTCTCTAGCTTTGGCCTGCAAGAGGACAGAGCACAGACAGCAGCCTGAGGAGGAAATAGGGTGGAAACACAAGAGAG CAGCTCATCAGAAGTCTAACATGGCCGACGGGTTTCCTGTAAGAGACGATGAAGGGCTTGTTTTGATTGGACTATCTGTCTGCTGGGGAGCCAGAGATGCATATTATATATCTCTACAGCAGGAGCAGAGCAAAG GTCTGAGCGCAAGTCTGGCTCCTCCTCCACTGGATGAGGATTTGTCAGTAAGTGAAAGGCTGGAACAGGTGAGGGTTTGTCTGAGCGGACAATCAGCTGGAAATGAGGTGCATGTGGTGGTCGCATATGACATCATCAGGATGTACAAGACGCTTGTACGAAGCTGCAACATCAGCTTGGAGAGAAATTGTGAAGATCCAAAG CAAGTGACAGATGTCTGCTGTAGGTTGCATGTTGGCTGCTGGACCCTGGCAGTGAGGAGAGGACTCTCCCCAACATGGTGA